The Thermococcus sp. 21S7 genome window below encodes:
- a CDS encoding DUF4129 domain-containing protein, producing the protein MSTRVKLLALSGLLFSLMALMINYSAATSESSRASQAQWAGVLLMILAIVGLFVIVGIFLGWRDPFRRLDSDGLTLFVRSLMLAVGLSGFTLVWYLIRENAAVKIPSNNSTALNASVNGSAPVPSPSYHNGTPLSPTRQPLPSQYLLYALLLVAIAVFGYLAAIQYRTYLRKKERREMRLRAELFDRKLDELGLEMFENPREAIVGIYKNAVLWLEYLGMPYQESWTHWEHAGHVKYMHDAFVELTRLFEKAKYAPEKITWDDARRALEVYREMRRGVNEA; encoded by the coding sequence ATGTCCACCAGGGTAAAATTATTGGCCCTCTCTGGACTGCTGTTTTCACTGATGGCGCTGATGATTAACTACAGCGCGGCCACCTCGGAGAGTTCAAGGGCCAGTCAGGCCCAGTGGGCGGGCGTTCTCTTGATGATTCTCGCGATAGTCGGTCTGTTCGTTATCGTCGGTATATTTCTGGGATGGAGAGACCCGTTTCGGAGACTTGATTCGGACGGTCTCACCCTTTTCGTCCGATCTCTTATGCTGGCCGTGGGGCTGTCCGGCTTCACCCTCGTGTGGTATCTGATTCGGGAGAATGCCGCTGTAAAAATCCCCTCCAACAACAGCACCGCCTTAAACGCCTCCGTGAACGGCTCCGCGCCCGTTCCGTCCCCCTCCTATCACAACGGCACCCCGCTGAGTCCGACCAGGCAGCCCCTGCCCTCGCAGTACCTTCTCTATGCCCTTCTCCTGGTTGCCATAGCTGTTTTTGGGTACCTCGCCGCGATTCAGTACCGGACGTATCTGCGGAAGAAGGAACGCAGGGAAATGAGGCTCCGGGCCGAGCTCTTTGACAGGAAACTCGACGAACTCGGCCTTGAGATGTTCGAGAACCCGAGGGAGGCCATCGTGGGTATATACAAGAACGCCGTCCTCTGGCTTGAGTACCTCGGGATGCCGTACCAGGAGAGCTGGACGCACTGGGAGCATGCGGGGCACGTTAAATACATGCACGATGCCTTCGTCGAGCTGACGCGGCTCTTCGAAAAGGCCAAATACGCCCCCGAGAAAATAACGTGGGACGACGCCAGGAGGGCCCTTGAGGTTTACCGCGAGATGAGGAGGGGTGTGAATGAGGCTTAA
- a CDS encoding ATPase, T2SS/T4P/T4SS family, which produces MVDRGEKKKKKELSWIDEILSGEEDTLGSFLKGSEDVDKTHTEEPRAPARNKPRGGTEKTSEELPLFSGGGVDLQEILNKPTTPEEVVKQRPTGADLLGDIFSKSSTAESVGDVPPRRERPKQVSALQDILGSASRQEEAEYAGKAEVLDAYGSVRILRVKGEPVPLYEIRFPKLSKEEAALLSRIREKAITELQLDPTLFANPEERRRVFMNAVKKMIREEAPNFSEGRIEVLADIIVQGMIGYGKLDPLVRDDNLEEIMVIGTNRPVYVWHRRFNMCKTNIIFPEEKEILNIIERIAREVGRRIDQQSPLLDARLPDGSRVNATIPPISLDGPTITIRKFKKDPLTIIDLIKYGTMNTEIAALLWIFVDGLGVKPANILVAGGTGSGKTTTLNSLAMFIPPSERVISIEDTAELQLPVEHWVRLETRPPNVEGKGEITMDDLVKNTLRMRPDRIIVGEVRGPEARTMFTAMNTGHNGALYDFSVIQLSDGRFVLIGDLLEELFKKYSERIETYRDLEYVVLDEGDRFEVVSVGPDLKAGKHVVSRVWRRKVRPGEKLIRVRTRTGNEVILTKTHPFFVFSDGDVVRKEAEKLKPGDRVAVMRKPPRPPQRKAIVDPKVYAGISDYYLVPNGNGLVKVPNDGIPPEMAQYFLSLNSKPVRIVREVNESLSYAVGVLLGDGYISSDGYYLSATFDDESYMNAFTSAMAEFLPESEPQVKRESAYTVVTYGSKPFAEFLHRAFGIPKGRKERIDVPDLVLSNDDLLRHFIAGLFDADAYIDENGPAVVLTTRSENLARKVWYALQRLGIISTVSRVKNRGCKEGIIFRVTVRGVDDLIRFHRSIPLRHSKKKEKLEELIRKYKPHRGKRTDRVPISPAMLEPLRRRLNLTVSELSKLASSYAGEKVSESLIRHVEKGRMKEIRRSALGGIALALQRVANDLNDGDAWVQAKRLELIADGDVYWDEVVSVEEVEPGELGIEYLYDLTVEEDHNYVANGILVSNCMGTIHSNSARETIVRLESPPMSVPRIMIPALDIIIMQVRFHSRKKGTIRRITEIAEVSGIEAESVQLNKLYKYDPAKDELIPTGVPSRTLNTLAHHTGMSVSELELEKEKRKIILDWMIEKGIRSIEKVGYYIRQFYIDEESLLKRIETEGSTEVSKQVRMIL; this is translated from the coding sequence TTGGTCGACAGGGGAGAGAAAAAGAAAAAGAAGGAGCTGTCATGGATAGATGAGATACTGAGCGGGGAAGAGGACACCCTTGGAAGCTTTCTAAAAGGGTCCGAGGATGTGGATAAAACACACACTGAGGAGCCCCGCGCTCCGGCCCGGAATAAACCCCGTGGAGGGACTGAAAAAACCTCGGAGGAGCTCCCCCTCTTTAGCGGGGGCGGGGTGGATCTGCAGGAGATATTAAACAAACCAACAACCCCAGAGGAGGTTGTCAAACAGCGCCCTACCGGTGCGGATCTTTTGGGGGACATATTCTCCAAATCCTCTACCGCGGAGTCCGTTGGAGATGTTCCCCCGAGGAGAGAGCGTCCCAAGCAGGTTTCGGCCCTTCAGGATATTCTTGGCTCTGCCTCTCGGCAGGAAGAGGCCGAGTATGCTGGTAAGGCAGAGGTTCTCGACGCTTACGGGTCTGTCAGAATTTTGAGGGTAAAAGGTGAACCCGTTCCTTTGTACGAAATACGCTTTCCAAAGCTGAGCAAGGAGGAGGCGGCCCTTCTTTCCCGCATTCGGGAAAAGGCCATCACTGAACTCCAGCTTGATCCTACCCTGTTTGCCAATCCCGAGGAGCGCAGGCGCGTCTTCATGAACGCGGTCAAGAAGATGATACGTGAGGAGGCTCCAAACTTCTCGGAAGGCAGGATCGAGGTTCTGGCGGACATCATCGTGCAGGGGATGATAGGCTACGGCAAGCTCGATCCGCTCGTCCGCGACGACAACCTTGAGGAGATTATGGTCATCGGGACGAATAGGCCCGTCTACGTCTGGCACAGGCGCTTCAACATGTGCAAGACCAACATAATCTTTCCGGAGGAGAAGGAGATACTGAACATCATCGAGCGCATAGCCAGGGAAGTGGGTAGGAGGATAGACCAGCAGAGTCCGCTCCTGGACGCCCGTTTGCCCGATGGAAGCCGTGTCAACGCGACCATTCCGCCCATCAGCCTCGACGGCCCCACCATAACCATACGTAAGTTCAAGAAGGACCCGCTCACGATAATCGACCTCATCAAGTACGGAACCATGAACACGGAGATAGCGGCCCTCCTCTGGATATTCGTGGACGGTCTGGGGGTTAAACCCGCCAACATCCTGGTCGCCGGCGGAACCGGTTCCGGCAAGACCACCACTCTGAACTCCCTCGCCATGTTCATCCCGCCGAGCGAGCGCGTCATAAGCATAGAGGACACGGCGGAGCTTCAACTGCCCGTGGAGCACTGGGTGAGGCTTGAGACCAGGCCGCCCAACGTCGAGGGCAAGGGTGAAATCACGATGGACGACCTCGTCAAGAACACCCTCCGTATGCGTCCCGACAGAATCATCGTCGGTGAGGTTCGTGGCCCAGAAGCGAGAACGATGTTCACTGCAATGAACACGGGCCATAATGGGGCCCTCTACGACTTCTCGGTTATCCAGCTCTCTGACGGGCGCTTCGTCCTCATAGGCGACCTGCTTGAGGAGCTCTTCAAGAAGTACTCCGAGAGAATCGAGACGTACAGGGATTTGGAGTACGTAGTCCTCGACGAAGGGGACAGGTTTGAGGTCGTGAGCGTAGGCCCTGACCTCAAGGCAGGGAAGCACGTCGTTTCAAGGGTCTGGAGGAGGAAGGTGAGGCCGGGCGAGAAGCTCATCCGCGTGAGGACGAGGACGGGCAACGAGGTGATACTCACGAAGACCCACCCGTTCTTCGTCTTCTCCGACGGGGACGTGGTTAGGAAAGAGGCCGAGAAGCTCAAGCCCGGCGACAGGGTGGCGGTAATGAGAAAACCGCCCAGGCCGCCGCAGAGGAAGGCCATCGTAGACCCCAAAGTTTACGCTGGAATAAGCGACTACTACCTCGTTCCCAACGGAAACGGCCTCGTGAAGGTCCCGAACGACGGCATTCCGCCGGAGATGGCCCAATATTTCCTCTCCCTCAACTCTAAGCCCGTCAGGATTGTCCGCGAGGTGAACGAAAGCCTCTCCTACGCCGTTGGAGTTCTCCTTGGAGACGGTTACATCTCCTCGGACGGCTACTACCTCTCCGCCACCTTCGACGATGAATCCTACATGAACGCCTTTACTTCAGCAATGGCGGAGTTCCTCCCTGAGAGCGAGCCGCAGGTCAAGCGCGAATCTGCCTACACAGTGGTAACCTACGGCTCAAAGCCCTTCGCTGAGTTCCTCCACAGGGCCTTTGGAATACCCAAGGGACGCAAGGAGCGCATTGACGTTCCCGATTTAGTTCTGTCAAACGATGATCTGCTGAGGCACTTCATAGCGGGCCTCTTCGATGCAGATGCCTACATAGACGAGAACGGTCCGGCGGTTGTTCTAACAACCAGGAGCGAGAACCTCGCGAGAAAGGTCTGGTACGCCCTCCAGAGGCTTGGGATAATAAGCACGGTCTCCCGCGTGAAGAACAGGGGTTGCAAGGAGGGTATAATCTTCAGGGTCACCGTGAGGGGAGTTGATGACCTTATTAGATTCCACCGCTCCATACCGCTCAGACACTCAAAGAAAAAGGAGAAGCTTGAGGAGCTGATACGCAAATACAAACCTCACCGCGGAAAGAGAACCGACCGCGTGCCGATTTCACCCGCGATGCTCGAACCGCTCAGGAGACGGCTTAACCTCACGGTTTCCGAGCTTTCAAAGCTCGCCTCAAGCTACGCAGGTGAGAAGGTCTCGGAGAGCCTCATAAGGCACGTTGAGAAGGGCAGGATGAAGGAAATCAGGCGCTCCGCGCTTGGAGGAATAGCGCTCGCCCTCCAGCGGGTCGCGAACGACCTAAACGATGGTGATGCTTGGGTTCAGGCTAAGAGGCTTGAGCTCATAGCCGATGGAGACGTCTACTGGGACGAGGTTGTGAGCGTTGAGGAAGTCGAGCCGGGGGAGCTTGGCATAGAGTACCTCTACGACCTTACGGTGGAGGAGGACCACAACTACGTGGCCAATGGAATCCTAGTGTCGAACTGCATGGGCACCATCCATTCAAACAGTGCCCGCGAGACGATAGTCAGGCTTGAGAGTCCGCCGATGAGCGTTCCGAGGATAATGATACCCGCGCTGGACATCATTATAATGCAGGTCAGGTTCCACAGCAGGAAGAAGGGAACCATAAGACGCATCACCGAGATCGCGGAGGTTTCGGGTATCGAAGCCGAGAGCGTTCAGCTCAACAAGCTCTACAAATACGACCCCGCCAAGGATGAGCTGATTCCAACTGGCGTTCCCAGCAGGACGCTGAACACCTTGGCCCACCACACTGGCATGAGCGTATCCGAACTCGAACTGGAGAAGGAGAAGAGGAAGATAATCCTTGACTGGATGATAGAGAAGGGAATCAGGAGCATCGAAAAGGTTGGGTACTATATCAGACAGTTCTACATTGACGAGGAGAGTCTGCTGAAACGGATAGAGACCGAGGGGAGCACGGAGGTAAGTAAGCAGGTTAGGATGATCCTTTGA
- a CDS encoding DUF2118 domain-containing protein: MERVPKLYVEAPPGECLEGRKVTKDCLVMGGNVEVWLRKGETVPDFIDIEEAKFLAKEVYDRFYLYVDRMEGKMLADAVLVLPDGRTRIYLRKDDELLVLPVEGYTKTLIANVGNRVRTGDAFAAITTRKGEVHYLKPPKTGTVVFIDEVTNRPHYVYYILPEE; the protein is encoded by the coding sequence GTGGAGAGGGTTCCGAAGCTTTACGTTGAGGCTCCCCCCGGGGAGTGCCTTGAGGGAAGAAAGGTCACAAAAGACTGCCTGGTCATGGGCGGGAACGTTGAGGTTTGGTTGAGGAAAGGCGAGACCGTACCGGACTTCATCGACATTGAAGAGGCCAAATTCCTGGCGAAGGAAGTCTACGACCGCTTTTACCTCTACGTCGACCGGATGGAGGGCAAAATGCTTGCGGATGCGGTTCTCGTCCTCCCGGATGGACGGACGAGGATATACCTGAGGAAGGACGACGAACTGCTCGTTCTCCCCGTCGAGGGATACACGAAAACTCTGATAGCCAACGTTGGAAACAGGGTGCGGACCGGCGATGCCTTTGCGGCGATAACGACCAGGAAGGGGGAAGTTCACTACCTCAAACCGCCGAAAACCGGAACGGTCGTGTTCATAGACGAGGTGACCAACAGGCCGCACTACGTTTACTACATACTCCCCGAGGAATGA
- a CDS encoding type II secretion system F family protein: MDVVGSIIHFLERLGGKTVEVVERPAKKIPSGKSVQERLKALKEIQMEIEREKEEKHEQELEEIIEWRKREIQASFSDRIAEVILHYFKGPVLAITNSLKGLDKDLYRANMMISKEKYVATMLIVSIFSAIFLMLFSYLIYLPSDIVILTGLLGFMGGFLYMRYYPKMVWKRRVTEVERALPYALRHMASLISAGVGIAEAMLSVSRADYGPISEEFELILRDMRTGSSFEDALTKFEQKMASESVSRVVKQILRAVKFGGNLSEILYKMAEDFSFEYRMKLVEYVQKVNGISFIYMFLTIVMPTMFVVGILAGSIMNQRLVMQPEALAVILLFAFPGVSFIIINMIKKGEPR, encoded by the coding sequence GTGGACGTAGTCGGCAGCATCATTCATTTTCTGGAGAGGCTCGGTGGGAAAACTGTTGAGGTTGTGGAGAGACCTGCCAAGAAAATCCCCAGCGGAAAGAGCGTTCAAGAAAGGCTCAAGGCCCTTAAGGAGATTCAAATGGAAATTGAGCGGGAGAAGGAAGAGAAGCACGAACAGGAGCTGGAGGAGATAATAGAATGGAGAAAGCGGGAGATTCAGGCTTCATTCTCGGATAGAATTGCGGAGGTCATACTCCACTACTTTAAAGGGCCTGTGCTGGCCATTACGAACTCTCTGAAGGGGCTGGATAAGGATCTGTACCGAGCGAACATGATGATTTCGAAGGAGAAGTACGTGGCGACGATGCTCATTGTGTCGATATTTTCGGCCATTTTTCTGATGTTGTTCTCGTATCTGATATATCTTCCTTCCGATATAGTAATCCTGACCGGGTTACTTGGATTCATGGGTGGGTTCCTGTACATGCGGTATTACCCTAAGATGGTCTGGAAGCGCAGGGTTACTGAGGTTGAGAGGGCGCTCCCCTACGCACTCAGACACATGGCGTCCTTGATAAGCGCCGGTGTCGGCATAGCTGAGGCCATGCTATCAGTCTCTAGGGCGGACTACGGGCCGATTTCGGAGGAATTTGAACTCATTCTCAGGGACATGAGAACGGGCTCGTCCTTTGAAGATGCCCTCACCAAGTTCGAGCAGAAGATGGCCTCGGAGAGCGTTAGCAGGGTCGTTAAACAGATACTGCGTGCCGTCAAATTCGGTGGTAACCTCTCGGAAATCCTCTATAAGATGGCGGAGGATTTTTCCTTCGAGTACAGAATGAAGCTCGTGGAGTATGTTCAGAAGGTCAACGGAATCTCTTTCATATACATGTTCCTCACGATAGTCATGCCCACCATGTTCGTCGTGGGAATCCTCGCCGGATCCATAATGAACCAGAGGCTGGTGATGCAGCCCGAGGCTCTGGCTGTGATACTTCTGTTCGCGTTTCCGGGGGTATCGTTCATAATCATAAACATGATAAAGAAGGGAGAGCCCAGGTGA
- a CDS encoding peptidylprolyl isomerase codes for MKIEAGDFVAFHYVGRFENGEVFDTSYEDIAKENGIYVEEREYGPLGVNVGVGEIIPGLDEALIGMELGEKKTVTIPPEKAYGMPNPELVIDVAKTEFSNVGIEPIEGMYIMTDSGIAKIAKVGEEKVTLDFNHPLAGKTLVFEVEIVEIQKEKSEAESALDVQG; via the coding sequence ATGAAGATTGAAGCTGGAGATTTTGTGGCATTTCACTACGTTGGAAGATTCGAGAACGGCGAAGTTTTCGATACAAGTTACGAGGACATTGCCAAGGAGAACGGGATATACGTGGAAGAGAGGGAGTACGGCCCCCTTGGCGTCAACGTTGGTGTTGGTGAGATTATCCCGGGCCTCGACGAGGCTCTGATTGGCATGGAGCTTGGAGAGAAGAAGACGGTCACGATACCGCCGGAAAAGGCCTACGGCATGCCCAACCCGGAGCTCGTCATCGACGTGGCAAAGACGGAGTTCTCAAACGTCGGCATAGAGCCCATTGAAGGTATGTACATCATGACCGACTCGGGAATCGCCAAGATAGCCAAAGTCGGCGAGGAGAAAGTTACCCTCGACTTCAACCACCCGCTGGCCGGAAAGACCCTGGTCTTCGAGGTAGAGATAGTGGAGATTCAAAAGGAAAAATCAGAGGCCGAATCCGCCCTGGATGTTCAGGGTTGA
- a CDS encoding carbohydrate kinase family protein has translation MELDLAVLGHVSIDHIRFPGRDEILYPGGAAAAVATSAALAGARVGLVTKVGEDFPGEWLEKLASVLDVKGVQILPGRTIHIYMIYHEDGSVDAPVDMGVARNMGETPIPEEYLNAEIFHIAPIPPEEQLKALKRLEGKRVSLDFNPTYIEDYARRTGLMREIVSRVEVLFPNEREALTITGARDVKGAAEVLYEWGAKLVVITRGERGVLVYDGDFREFPALPISPHEIVDPTGAGDAFAGGFLAGFAKGMPLGECVSLGLGRAREVLKKTGSWSV, from the coding sequence ATGGAACTCGACCTGGCTGTACTGGGCCACGTCTCGATAGACCACATCCGGTTTCCGGGGAGGGATGAGATACTCTACCCCGGCGGTGCGGCCGCGGCCGTGGCCACTTCGGCGGCCCTGGCCGGCGCGAGGGTTGGCCTGGTAACCAAAGTTGGAGAGGACTTTCCCGGGGAATGGCTCGAAAAGCTCGCCTCCGTCCTGGACGTTAAGGGCGTTCAAATCCTGCCCGGCAGGACGATTCACATATACATGATTTACCATGAGGATGGAAGTGTTGACGCTCCGGTTGACATGGGAGTTGCCCGCAACATGGGGGAGACCCCGATTCCGGAGGAGTACCTGAACGCTGAAATCTTCCACATAGCCCCAATTCCACCCGAGGAGCAGCTCAAGGCCCTGAAAAGGCTGGAGGGCAAAAGGGTAAGCCTGGACTTCAACCCGACCTACATCGAGGACTACGCCAGGAGAACCGGGCTGATGAGGGAGATAGTATCGCGGGTTGAGGTTCTCTTTCCAAACGAGAGGGAGGCCCTAACGATAACCGGGGCCCGGGACGTTAAAGGGGCCGCGGAAGTACTGTACGAATGGGGGGCGAAGCTGGTGGTGATAACGCGCGGCGAGAGGGGCGTTCTCGTCTACGACGGTGATTTCAGGGAGTTCCCGGCGCTTCCGATATCTCCCCACGAGATAGTCGACCCCACCGGTGCGGGGGACGCCTTTGCCGGGGGATTCCTGGCAGGGTTCGCGAAGGGGATGCCCCTCGGGGAGTGCGTGAGTCTCGGCCTTGGGCGCGCAAGGGAAGTTCTGAAAAAAACAGGAAGCTGGAGCGTTTAA
- a CDS encoding type II secretion system F family protein — protein MAGISSGMVNLVQRLLPARWMKRYELFIYASGINFLAAEYLVVSFLMGLISALLVEFVSQALYALVVFLAVFLGMALGYPYWRVSKRIDEMEKMLPDAFFYLASSLRAGISFSEALEELTTAKFGALTDEFKKTVAEIKKGRPTVDALKAFAIRNKRSSVIYRSMMIIIEALERGAPMSDVLVYVGNDVREILRIKQERKASTGMQMMFFIITSGFIGPLILGVVCQVMESVGSGFIVLPVDTIRLILLAFVSIQALISGLGIGVIREGKYSAGLKYSLLLVVMGVGIFQTVSTLNIQGGFGL, from the coding sequence ATGGCGGGAATATCATCCGGGATGGTTAATCTCGTTCAAAGACTCCTCCCAGCAAGATGGATGAAACGATACGAGCTCTTCATTTACGCTTCCGGCATCAACTTCCTCGCGGCAGAGTATCTGGTCGTATCCTTCTTGATGGGCCTCATATCTGCCCTCCTCGTCGAGTTTGTGAGTCAGGCCCTCTACGCTCTGGTCGTCTTCCTCGCCGTATTCCTCGGAATGGCCCTTGGCTACCCCTACTGGAGGGTCAGCAAGCGCATCGATGAGATGGAAAAAATGCTTCCCGATGCCTTCTTTTACCTTGCCAGCTCCCTCCGTGCGGGTATATCTTTCTCCGAGGCTCTGGAGGAACTCACCACCGCGAAGTTTGGGGCGCTGACCGACGAGTTCAAGAAGACAGTCGCCGAAATAAAGAAGGGCAGGCCAACGGTGGATGCGCTCAAGGCCTTTGCGATAAGAAACAAGAGATCCTCTGTCATCTATCGCTCGATGATGATCATCATCGAGGCCCTTGAGAGGGGCGCCCCGATGAGCGACGTTCTGGTCTACGTTGGAAACGACGTCAGGGAGATACTCAGAATCAAACAGGAAAGGAAGGCCTCCACTGGAATGCAGATGATGTTCTTCATTATAACCAGCGGCTTCATCGGCCCACTGATCCTTGGGGTGGTGTGTCAGGTGATGGAGAGCGTTGGCTCCGGCTTTATAGTCCTCCCCGTGGACACGATACGGCTTATACTCCTTGCCTTTGTTTCCATCCAGGCCCTTATCTCGGGTCTCGGAATAGGAGTTATAAGAGAAGGAAAATACTCCGCAGGCCTCAAGTACAGCCTGCTCCTTGTCGTGATGGGCGTTGGGATATTCCAGACGGTCTCAACCCTGAACATCCAGGGCGGATTCGGCCTCTGA
- a CDS encoding DUF58 domain-containing protein: MHPTERAEEILLALWLIIMMAFLLLRWELVYLTLPIIWLLFVAVFFFKPSLNVEIERVLPHNRFLEGTELEIVLRIKSHERIPTLKVTEDLPPGLELVEGQKEHVLSLKPGEEREIRYRVRVKRGIHEFNWVRLSYRDPFGFFKVDKAVEVYSEIVGVPIITDVPTPYSTKGTKITVGPLPSPRVGEGVEFHAVREYQPGDPLKIINWKATARTGRIMANEYESERKVDVVFIVDASYTGSLVFDHLVRAAASLMLNALNNGTSFGLLLSEEVPLWIRVDYGKRHFFKCIDFLSTARPDKNNMIAYQVEHLIKARFPARAQLLYFSPLLTEESRDALRIMAQYGYNVVVISPNPYTAVEPKSREEELALKLLTLQRRAMLMRMSAYGIIVDWDVRKPLKAAIAEVMGL; the protein is encoded by the coding sequence ATGCACCCGACGGAGAGGGCAGAGGAGATACTCCTGGCCCTCTGGCTGATCATCATGATGGCCTTCCTCCTCCTGCGGTGGGAACTCGTGTACCTGACGCTTCCGATAATATGGCTCCTCTTCGTGGCGGTGTTCTTCTTCAAACCGTCACTGAACGTTGAGATAGAGCGTGTACTCCCCCACAACCGCTTCCTTGAGGGGACCGAGCTGGAGATAGTCCTTAGAATCAAATCACACGAAAGGATACCCACCCTGAAGGTCACGGAGGACCTCCCGCCCGGTCTGGAGCTCGTGGAAGGACAGAAAGAGCACGTTCTGTCGCTTAAGCCCGGCGAGGAAAGGGAGATAAGGTACAGGGTTCGTGTTAAGAGGGGAATCCACGAGTTCAACTGGGTGAGGCTGAGCTACCGCGACCCCTTCGGCTTCTTCAAGGTTGACAAGGCGGTGGAGGTTTACAGCGAGATAGTGGGCGTTCCGATAATCACCGACGTTCCCACGCCGTACTCCACCAAGGGAACGAAGATAACCGTCGGCCCGCTCCCGTCGCCGAGGGTGGGGGAGGGGGTTGAGTTCCACGCCGTCAGGGAGTACCAGCCGGGCGACCCGCTCAAGATAATCAACTGGAAGGCCACCGCCAGAACCGGCAGGATAATGGCCAACGAGTACGAGAGCGAGCGCAAGGTCGACGTCGTTTTCATAGTGGACGCCTCCTACACCGGGAGTCTCGTCTTCGACCATCTCGTCCGCGCCGCGGCTTCCCTCATGCTCAACGCTCTCAACAACGGCACGAGCTTTGGACTCCTGCTGTCCGAGGAGGTTCCGCTCTGGATTCGCGTTGACTACGGTAAGAGGCACTTCTTCAAATGCATCGACTTTCTGAGCACCGCCAGACCGGACAAAAACAACATGATAGCCTACCAGGTCGAGCACCTCATAAAGGCGCGCTTCCCGGCCAGAGCCCAGCTGCTGTACTTCTCCCCCCTCCTGACCGAGGAGAGCAGGGACGCCCTCAGGATAATGGCTCAGTACGGATACAACGTCGTCGTCATAAGCCCCAACCCGTACACGGCGGTTGAGCCCAAGAGCAGAGAGGAGGAGCTTGCGCTGAAGCTGCTGACGCTCCAGAGGCGCGCGATGCTCATGAGGATGTCCGCCTACGGCATCATCGTTGACTGGGACGTCAGAAAACCCCTGAAGGCCGCGATAGCGGAGGTGATGGGTCTATGA
- a CDS encoding MoxR family ATPase — protein MKIEEVSSKGNAVLGEVKKAIVGKDEVLRLILTTILADGHVLLEDLPGLAKTLMAKSFATAMGVRFKRVQFTPDLLPSDILGVSIFNQKTLEFEFKKGPVFTNILLADEINRAPPKTQSALLEAMQERQVTIEGNTYELEKPFIVFATQNPIEQEGTYPLPEAQLDRFLVRLRVGYPSRGEEIEILRRRMARKREEVDITPILTPDEVVEMQKAVEDVYVSDAILEYITDIVLATREDRKEIEVGASPRGSLALLKLSRAYAALEGRDYVIPDDVKAVAVPALSHRLILKRELWYTKVSQESIMAKLLERVPVPKFE, from the coding sequence ATGAAGATAGAGGAGGTAAGCTCCAAGGGTAACGCCGTTCTTGGGGAGGTCAAGAAGGCGATAGTCGGAAAGGACGAGGTGCTGAGGCTCATACTGACAACGATTTTGGCGGACGGCCACGTGCTCCTGGAAGACCTGCCTGGACTGGCCAAGACGCTCATGGCGAAGAGCTTCGCCACGGCCATGGGTGTGAGGTTTAAGCGCGTTCAGTTCACGCCGGACCTTCTCCCCAGCGACATACTCGGCGTCAGCATCTTCAATCAGAAAACGCTTGAGTTTGAGTTCAAAAAGGGCCCCGTCTTCACGAACATCCTCCTTGCGGACGAGATAAACCGCGCCCCACCCAAGACCCAGAGCGCTCTCCTGGAGGCCATGCAGGAGAGGCAGGTCACCATCGAGGGCAACACGTACGAACTTGAGAAGCCGTTCATAGTCTTTGCCACCCAGAACCCGATAGAGCAGGAGGGCACCTACCCCCTTCCCGAGGCCCAGCTGGACAGGTTCCTCGTCAGGCTTCGCGTCGGTTACCCGAGCAGGGGCGAGGAGATAGAGATACTCCGCAGGAGGATGGCCCGGAAGAGGGAGGAGGTTGACATAACGCCAATTCTGACCCCTGACGAGGTTGTTGAGATGCAAAAGGCTGTGGAGGACGTCTACGTCAGCGACGCGATCCTGGAGTACATAACCGATATAGTCCTGGCGACGAGGGAGGACCGGAAGGAGATAGAGGTTGGGGCCTCGCCCAGGGGAAGCCTCGCCCTTCTCAAGCTCTCCAGAGCCTATGCCGCCCTGGAAGGCAGGGACTACGTCATCCCTGACGACGTTAAAGCGGTCGCCGTTCCGGCGCTGAGCCACAGGCTCATCCTCAAGAGGGAACTCTGGTACACGAAGGTCAGCCAGGAGAGTATAATGGCGAAACTCCTTGAACGCGTCCCGGTTCCCAAGTTTGAGTGA